One window of Isachenkonia alkalipeptolytica genomic DNA carries:
- a CDS encoding DUF1475 family protein — translation MRWIKLLGWLGVGAMTVVIGSAFINGSFTEDGGALLQNPWGIVSLVDLYVGFVLFSIWIVLREEKTSAIILWVAAMMILGFFTGSLYVLKAAYESKGDKKIFLMGTKG, via the coding sequence ATGAGATGGATTAAACTACTTGGGTGGCTCGGGGTGGGGGCCATGACCGTGGTAATCGGGAGTGCCTTCATTAACGGAAGCTTTACCGAGGACGGCGGGGCGCTTTTACAAAATCCCTGGGGGATCGTCTCCCTCGTGGATTTATATGTAGGATTTGTTTTGTTTTCCATATGGATCGTTCTTCGAGAGGAGAAAACCTCAGCAATCATACTATGGGTTGCGGCGATGATGATTTTAGGATTTTTTACCGGCAGCCTGTATGTATTAAAGGCGGCCTACGAGAGTAAGGGAGATAAAAAGATTTTTCTGATGGGGACAAAAGGATGA